One Methylobacterium oryzae DNA window includes the following coding sequences:
- a CDS encoding MFS transporter — MPRLRWLMIGLCMAANAINYIDRANLAVAAPSMTKELGLDATDMGLILSGFFWTYAIMQLPFGYVADRVGARLSLVVAVVWWSACTALTAVGRGFLSLLGLRMLLGIGEAGAYPSFAKVAASWFPRSERSFASSIFDSGSRVGSALAIPLVSWVIATLGWRESFVVTGVLGFVWAVFWMWLYREPENHPKVSPEELARLRAAQERPKTIDAADAQNQVPWLSLFRYRTVWGMMAGFFCLNFVIYFFITWFPTYLVKARGFSLAELGTLGSLPALASIPAGWLGGFASDALYRRGWSLTAARKTCLVGGMLMSSVITLSIIAPNIYVALLCFAVAYGSLAFTAASIWALPGDVAPTPAHVASIGGIQNFASNVAGIVTTTFTGVMLTVTQGSFVIPLIVAGGFCLLGAFIYLFVVGEIAPLPVRDARAPALRPEAAR, encoded by the coding sequence ATGCCTCGCTTGCGCTGGCTCATGATCGGCCTCTGCATGGCCGCCAACGCCATCAACTACATCGACCGCGCCAACCTCGCGGTCGCCGCGCCATCCATGACCAAGGAACTCGGGCTCGACGCCACCGACATGGGCCTGATCCTGTCGGGCTTCTTCTGGACCTACGCGATCATGCAGCTGCCCTTCGGCTACGTGGCCGACCGGGTCGGCGCGCGGCTCTCCCTCGTCGTCGCGGTGGTCTGGTGGTCGGCCTGCACGGCGCTGACCGCGGTCGGACGGGGGTTCCTGTCCCTGCTCGGCCTGCGCATGCTGCTCGGTATCGGTGAGGCCGGGGCCTACCCGTCCTTCGCCAAGGTCGCGGCCTCGTGGTTCCCGCGCAGCGAGCGCAGCTTCGCCAGCAGCATCTTCGACAGCGGCTCCCGGGTGGGCTCCGCCCTGGCGATCCCGCTGGTCTCCTGGGTCATCGCGACGCTGGGCTGGCGGGAATCCTTCGTCGTCACCGGCGTGCTGGGCTTCGTCTGGGCGGTGTTCTGGATGTGGCTCTACCGCGAGCCCGAGAACCACCCGAAGGTGTCGCCGGAGGAGCTCGCCCGGCTCCGGGCCGCGCAGGAGCGGCCGAAGACCATCGACGCGGCGGACGCCCAGAACCAGGTGCCGTGGCTGTCGCTGTTCCGCTACCGCACGGTCTGGGGGATGATGGCCGGCTTCTTCTGCCTCAACTTCGTGATCTACTTCTTCATCACGTGGTTCCCGACCTATCTGGTCAAGGCGCGGGGCTTCTCCCTGGCGGAGCTCGGCACGCTCGGCAGCCTGCCCGCCCTGGCGTCGATCCCCGCGGGCTGGCTCGGCGGCTTCGCGTCGGACGCGCTCTACCGCCGTGGCTGGAGCCTCACCGCCGCCCGCAAGACCTGCCTCGTCGGCGGCATGCTAATGTCGTCGGTGATCACCCTGTCGATCATCGCGCCCAACATCTACGTGGCGCTGCTGTGCTTCGCGGTCGCCTACGGCAGCCTCGCCTTCACGGCGGCCTCGATTTGGGCGCTACCCGGCGACGTGGCGCCGACCCCGGCCCACGTGGCCTCGATCGGCGGCATCCAGAACTTCGCGTCGAACGTCGCCGGGATCGTGACGACGACCTTCACCGGCGTCATGCTGACGGTCACCCAGGGCTCGTTCGTGATCCCCCTGATCGTGGCCGGCGGGTTCTGCCTGCTGGGCGCCTTCATCTACCTGTTCGTGGTCGGCGAGATCGCGCCGCTGCCGGTCCGCGACGCTCGCGCCCCGGCCCTGCGCCCCGAAGCGGCGCGGTGA
- a CDS encoding UxaA family hydrolase: protein MSTYPVITLRPADGVAVARGAIEPGTPVADGVAAAERIPAGHKVAVRAHRSGEPVTKYGQIIGFAKADIAAGRHVHVHNLGMGEFARDYAFGVDARPTQLVTPPATFQGIRRPDGRVATRNYVGILTSVNCSAHVADLIADAFRRHPILGLDPLAPYPNVDGVVALTHKTGCGMAMGEPLRLLRRTLAGYARHVNFSHIVMIGLGCEVNQIGAFLEEQGLGGRIRSMNIQSLGGTRKTVEAGIEFVTGILAEANVVHREPVPASELIVALQCGGSDGYSGVSANPALGIASDLVVRNGGTVILSETTETYGAEHLFTRRAISPEVGQKLVDLMHWWEEYTRKEGSEIDANPSPGNKAGGLTTILEKSLGAMAKAGSTNLVDVLRYADPVTAKGFVFMDTPGYDPVSATGQVAGGANLVCFTTGRGSVFGCKPSPSIKIATNSAMYRRLEEDMDVNCGTILDGAESVEQAGHRIFDLILRVAGGERTKSEQFDFGASEFAPWQIGATV, encoded by the coding sequence ATGTCCACGTATCCCGTGATCACCCTCCGCCCCGCCGACGGCGTGGCCGTGGCCCGCGGCGCCATCGAGCCGGGAACGCCGGTCGCCGACGGCGTCGCGGCGGCGGAGCGGATCCCGGCCGGCCACAAGGTCGCGGTCCGGGCCCACCGGAGCGGCGAGCCGGTGACCAAGTACGGGCAGATCATCGGCTTCGCCAAGGCGGACATCGCGGCCGGCCGCCACGTCCACGTCCACAATCTCGGGATGGGCGAGTTCGCCCGGGACTACGCGTTCGGGGTCGATGCGAGGCCGACCCAGCTGGTGACGCCGCCCGCGACCTTCCAGGGCATCCGCCGCCCCGACGGGCGCGTGGCGACGCGCAACTACGTCGGCATCCTCACCTCGGTGAATTGCAGCGCGCACGTCGCCGACCTGATCGCCGACGCGTTCCGGCGGCACCCGATCCTCGGCCTCGACCCGCTCGCCCCCTATCCCAACGTCGACGGTGTCGTGGCGCTGACCCACAAGACCGGCTGCGGCATGGCGATGGGCGAGCCGCTCCGGCTCCTGCGGCGGACGCTCGCGGGCTACGCGCGGCACGTCAACTTCTCCCACATCGTCATGATCGGGCTCGGCTGCGAGGTGAACCAGATCGGCGCCTTCCTGGAGGAGCAGGGGCTCGGCGGCCGGATCCGCAGCATGAACATCCAGAGCCTCGGCGGCACCCGGAAGACCGTCGAGGCCGGGATCGAGTTCGTGACCGGCATCCTGGCCGAAGCGAACGTGGTCCACCGCGAGCCGGTGCCGGCGAGCGAGCTGATCGTCGCCCTGCAGTGCGGCGGCTCGGACGGGTATTCCGGCGTGTCGGCCAACCCGGCGCTGGGGATCGCCAGCGACCTCGTGGTGCGGAACGGCGGCACGGTGATCCTGTCGGAGACCACCGAGACCTACGGCGCCGAGCACCTGTTCACCCGCCGCGCTATCAGCCCGGAGGTCGGCCAGAAGCTCGTCGACCTGATGCACTGGTGGGAGGAGTACACCCGCAAGGAGGGCTCGGAGATCGACGCGAACCCGTCGCCGGGCAACAAGGCCGGCGGCCTGACCACGATCCTGGAGAAGTCCCTCGGCGCCATGGCGAAGGCCGGCAGCACCAACTTGGTCGACGTGCTGCGCTACGCCGATCCCGTCACCGCCAAGGGCTTCGTCTTCATGGACACGCCCGGCTACGACCCGGTCTCGGCGACCGGGCAGGTCGCGGGCGGCGCGAACCTCGTCTGCTTCACCACCGGCCGCGGTAGCGTGTTCGGCTGCAAGCCGTCGCCTTCGATCAAGATCGCCACCAACTCGGCCATGTACCGTCGACTCGAGGAGGATATGGACGTCAATTGCGGCACGATCCTCGACGGCGCGGAGAGCGTGGAGCAGGCCGGCCACCGGATTTTCGACCTCATCCTGCGGGTCGCCGGCGGCGAGCGGACGAAGAGCGAGCAGTTCGATTTCGGCGCGTCGGAATTCGCCCCCTGGCAGATCGGCGCGACCGTGTGA
- a CDS encoding DUF1194 domain-containing protein, with protein sequence MRRRPFLSGMFAALSLAGRPARAADTGVDLLLVLAVDVSLSISEARFDLERRGYAEAFGDPRVLRAIGDGLTGRIGVALFDWAGPGEQQVAVDWMVIASAQDAAAFAARLRAVPRPFYGRTAIGSAIGFAADLLARAPFRAERRVIDISGDGTGNAGRPIAEARDAAVAAGITVNGIVILTEPEGMPAFLKEHTNPAGGLAAYYRSVVIGGEGAFVMTAESFAAFGRSLIAKLVREIS encoded by the coding sequence ATGCGGCGACGCCCGTTCCTGTCCGGGATGTTCGCCGCCCTGTCGCTGGCCGGCCGCCCCGCCCGCGCCGCGGATACGGGCGTCGACCTCCTCCTCGTCCTCGCGGTGGACGTGTCGCTCAGCATCAGCGAGGCCCGGTTCGACCTCGAGCGCCGCGGCTACGCCGAGGCCTTCGGCGACCCGCGCGTGCTGCGCGCCATCGGCGACGGCTTGACCGGGCGCATCGGCGTCGCCCTGTTCGACTGGGCCGGACCCGGCGAGCAGCAGGTCGCGGTCGACTGGATGGTGATCGCCTCGGCGCAGGACGCGGCCGCCTTCGCGGCGCGCCTCCGCGCGGTGCCGCGGCCGTTCTACGGACGCACCGCCATCGGGTCCGCGATCGGTTTCGCCGCCGACCTTCTGGCCCGCGCGCCGTTCCGCGCCGAGCGCCGGGTGATCGACATCTCCGGTGACGGCACCGGCAATGCCGGGCGGCCCATCGCCGAGGCCCGGGACGCCGCCGTGGCGGCCGGCATCACGGTGAACGGCATCGTCATCCTCACCGAACCCGAGGGGATGCCGGCCTTCCTGAAAGAGCATACCAATCCGGCGGGCGGCCTGGCCGCGTATTACCGGAGCGTCGTGATCGGCGGGGAGGGCGCCTTCGTGATGACCGCCGAGAGCTTCGCGGCCTTCGGACGCTCGCTCATCGCGAAGCTCGTGCGCGAGATCTCCTGA
- a CDS encoding zinc-binding dehydrogenase yields MRALQLFGDRDLRLTEIEPPPAPGAGEVRIRIRAVGLNFIDVWGFRGMAFAKRKMPLIVGAEAAGIVESVGADVTGLVAGDRVVPYGAMTCGKCKACREGRDNLCEDVSGVMGFHLDGFARELVTMPARLVVKVPDGVSDTDAACAGIAFGTVQHMLFDNARLEPGESVLVHAGGSGIGTAAIRMAKAIGCTVYTTVGDDEKGRKAAELGADHVINYRTERFEGEVRRLTKRKGVDVVFEHVGADTWNGSLLCLKRGGRLVTCGSTSGVSATMNLMQLFQQQYRITGSFGCSLANIGQALAKMEAGIRPVVDTVYPLADFAQGLERLESRRVFGKILVSL; encoded by the coding sequence ATGCGAGCCCTCCAACTGTTCGGCGACCGCGACCTGCGCCTCACCGAGATCGAGCCGCCGCCCGCGCCCGGCGCCGGCGAGGTCCGGATCCGCATCCGCGCGGTCGGCCTCAACTTCATCGACGTCTGGGGCTTCCGCGGCATGGCCTTCGCCAAGCGGAAGATGCCGCTGATCGTCGGCGCGGAGGCGGCCGGGATCGTCGAGTCGGTCGGGGCGGACGTCACCGGCCTCGTCGCGGGCGACCGGGTCGTGCCGTACGGCGCCATGACCTGCGGCAAGTGCAAGGCCTGCCGCGAGGGGCGCGACAACCTCTGCGAGGACGTGTCCGGCGTGATGGGCTTCCATCTCGACGGCTTCGCCCGGGAGTTGGTGACCATGCCGGCCCGCCTCGTCGTGAAGGTGCCGGACGGCGTCAGCGACACCGACGCCGCCTGTGCGGGCATCGCCTTCGGCACGGTCCAGCACATGCTGTTCGACAACGCGCGCCTTGAGCCCGGCGAGAGCGTGTTGGTCCATGCCGGCGGCTCCGGGATCGGGACCGCGGCGATCCGCATGGCCAAGGCGATCGGCTGCACCGTCTACACGACGGTCGGCGACGACGAGAAGGGTCGCAAGGCCGCCGAGCTCGGCGCCGACCACGTCATCAACTACCGCACCGAGCGCTTCGAGGGCGAGGTCCGCCGGCTCACGAAGCGCAAGGGAGTCGACGTGGTGTTCGAGCATGTCGGCGCCGATACCTGGAACGGCTCCCTGCTCTGCCTGAAGCGCGGCGGCCGACTCGTGACCTGCGGATCGACCTCGGGCGTCTCGGCGACCATGAACCTGATGCAGCTGTTCCAGCAGCAGTACCGCATCACCGGCTCGTTCGGCTGCTCGCTCGCGAATATCGGGCAGGCCCTCGCCAAGATGGAAGCGGGCATTCGACCGGTGGTGGATACCGTGTACCCGCTGGCGGATTTCGCGCAGGGTCTGGAGCGCCTCGAATCGCGCCGGGTGTTCGGCAAGATCCTCGTCAGCCTGTAG
- a CDS encoding lipid A biosynthesis lauroyl acyltransferase, translating into MLRLALLLKRSYPRLAGFAMIPVIRALVLLARILGPVRSTALGAALLRTLGPLLPAHRTAMANLRAAFPDMSEAERKRIALEAWDNLGRTGAEYAHLDSLFDYDPAATGDLRTEVAGIEHFYALRDDGRPGLIFSAHLANWELPAICAARFGLDATAVFRPPNNPAAARLVQEVRRRTMGGLAASTPGAVFAMRDVVETGGHLGQLIDQHFTRGVVVEFLGRPCLANPLLAKLARHYDCPVHGVRVVRLPEGRFRLELTPPLDLPRAADGTIDVAGAMQAMTAVVEGWVRENPGQWLWMHRRWRPDMLPKPRVAPAPLQPTVEISQANVISPSASQTV; encoded by the coding sequence GTGCTGCGTCTCGCCCTCCTGCTCAAACGGTCGTACCCGCGCCTCGCGGGCTTCGCGATGATCCCGGTGATCCGCGCCCTGGTGCTGCTGGCCCGGATCCTCGGGCCGGTCCGGTCCACGGCACTCGGCGCCGCGCTCCTGCGAACCCTCGGACCGCTCCTGCCGGCGCACCGCACGGCGATGGCGAACCTCCGGGCGGCCTTCCCCGACATGTCGGAGGCGGAGCGGAAGCGGATCGCCCTGGAGGCCTGGGACAATCTCGGCCGGACGGGGGCCGAGTACGCCCATCTCGACAGCCTGTTCGATTACGATCCCGCCGCCACCGGCGACTTGCGGACGGAGGTCGCCGGGATCGAGCACTTCTACGCCCTGCGCGACGATGGCCGGCCCGGTCTGATCTTCTCGGCGCATCTGGCGAACTGGGAATTGCCGGCGATCTGCGCGGCCCGTTTCGGCCTGGACGCCACCGCGGTGTTCCGGCCGCCGAACAACCCCGCCGCCGCGCGCCTCGTCCAGGAGGTCCGCCGCCGGACGATGGGCGGGCTCGCCGCCTCCACGCCGGGCGCCGTCTTCGCCATGCGCGACGTGGTCGAGACCGGCGGCCACCTGGGTCAACTGATCGACCAGCACTTCACCCGCGGCGTCGTGGTGGAGTTCCTCGGCCGGCCATGCCTCGCCAACCCCCTCTTGGCCAAGCTCGCCCGCCACTACGACTGCCCGGTGCACGGCGTGCGCGTCGTGCGCCTGCCGGAGGGCCGCTTCCGCCTCGAGCTGACGCCGCCCCTGGACCTGCCCAGGGCGGCCGACGGGACCATCGACGTCGCCGGCGCCATGCAGGCGATGACGGCCGTGGTCGAGGGCTGGGTGCGGGAGAACCCCGGCCAGTGGCTGTGGATGCATCGCCGCTGGCGGCCCGACATGCTGCCCAAGCCGAGAGTGGCGCCGGCGCCACTTCAACCGACAGTAGAGATCTCTCAAGCCAACGTGATTTCACCTTCGGCCTCGCAGACGGTCTGA
- a CDS encoding SH3 domain-containing protein has product MRASLALTAALCGAALLAPGDARAEPQVYRISGLPPGEPLSIRAEPDPSAEQIGEIRSRALVFGCTNDTPSRTTWCRVKAGRALGWARRRYLAPE; this is encoded by the coding sequence ATGCGCGCCAGCCTCGCCCTCACCGCCGCCCTCTGCGGCGCGGCTCTCCTGGCCCCGGGCGACGCCCGGGCGGAGCCGCAGGTCTACCGAATTTCCGGCCTGCCGCCGGGCGAGCCGCTCAGCATCCGCGCCGAGCCGGACCCGTCCGCCGAGCAGATCGGTGAGATCCGCAGCCGCGCCCTGGTCTTCGGCTGCACCAACGACACGCCGAGCCGCACCACGTGGTGCCGGGTGAAGGCCGGACGCGCCCTCGGATGGGCGCGGCGGCGCTACCTGGCGCCGGAGTGA
- a CDS encoding DUF1223 domain-containing protein, with translation MTPRHRAPTRDRRALRAALLACATLAAMPARAEPVRAVVELFTSQGCGACRSADPVLRDLAHKPGVIALTLPVTYWDYLGWKDTLALRPLTERQRAYARGRGARQVFTPQVVVDGNGFAVGSDRPALERLIRDACQHGGLPVPVRGETNGDRILVEVGAAPEAKTEIRGDVWLVPVLRSRAIAIQSGENGGRTATYVNVVRGMQRLGPWTGQPTRFEVPDTQARVADADSWVVLLQGAADGKPGRIFGAAKGPGL, from the coding sequence ATGACGCCCCGGCACCGCGCCCCGACCCGCGACCGCCGCGCGCTGCGCGCCGCGCTGCTTGCCTGCGCGACGCTGGCCGCGATGCCGGCGCGGGCCGAGCCCGTCCGCGCCGTGGTCGAGCTCTTCACCAGCCAGGGCTGCGGCGCCTGCCGCTCCGCCGACCCGGTCCTGCGCGACCTCGCCCACAAGCCCGGCGTCATCGCCCTGACCCTGCCGGTGACCTACTGGGACTATCTCGGCTGGAAGGACACGCTCGCGCTGCGGCCGCTGACCGAGCGCCAGCGCGCCTACGCGCGGGGCCGCGGGGCCCGACAGGTGTTCACGCCCCAGGTCGTGGTCGACGGCAACGGCTTCGCCGTCGGGTCCGACCGGCCGGCCCTGGAGCGCCTGATCCGCGATGCCTGCCAGCACGGCGGGCTGCCGGTGCCGGTGCGCGGGGAGACCAACGGCGACCGGATCCTAGTGGAGGTCGGGGCGGCCCCGGAGGCCAAGACCGAGATCCGCGGCGACGTCTGGCTGGTGCCCGTGCTCCGCAGCCGCGCCATCGCGATCCAGTCCGGGGAGAACGGCGGCCGGACGGCGACCTACGTCAACGTCGTCCGAGGCATGCAGCGGCTCGGTCCCTGGACGGGCCAGCCGACCCGCTTCGAGGTGCCCGACACCCAGGCCCGCGTCGCCGACGCGGACAGCTGGGTCGTCCTGCTCCAGGGCGCGGCCGACGGCAAGCCGGGCCGCATCTTCGGGGCCGCCAAGGGACCGGGGCTCTAG
- a CDS encoding saccharopine dehydrogenase family protein, giving the protein MTAILIYGATGYTGQLLAAHAVGQGLRPILAGRDPEKLRPLAARLNLEMRAARLDDAAGLQSALAGVAAVIHAAGPFSRTARPMAEACLAAGAHYVDITGEIAVLEALAAKDAAAKAAGIVLLPAAGFDVVPSDCLAAHVAGRVPGATHLRISIGGFGGFSRGTARTMVEGIAWGTRVRRDGRIVELPSPPRATADFGTGPRRTVGLGWGDVSSAWYSTGVPNIDVYFEAFPAMAAAAGLPAGIRRIIAGGTAQRLINRGIDRLPEGPSAAAREKARSTFLAEAWDGAGRRAASRMETPEGYTLTVWTALEAARRVAAGTVAPGFHTPVTAFGPDFILSFPHVVRTDL; this is encoded by the coding sequence ATGACCGCGATCCTGATCTATGGCGCCACCGGCTATACCGGGCAGCTCCTGGCCGCGCACGCCGTCGGGCAGGGATTGCGCCCGATCCTGGCAGGGCGCGATCCCGAGAAGCTGCGGCCGCTGGCGGCCCGGCTGAACCTCGAGATGCGGGCCGCGCGGCTCGACGATGCCGCGGGCCTGCAATCCGCCCTCGCGGGCGTGGCGGCGGTGATCCACGCGGCCGGCCCGTTCTCGCGGACGGCGCGGCCGATGGCCGAGGCCTGCCTCGCCGCCGGCGCGCACTACGTCGACATCACCGGCGAGATCGCGGTGCTGGAGGCCCTCGCGGCCAAGGATGCGGCCGCGAAGGCGGCCGGCATCGTCCTCCTGCCGGCGGCGGGCTTCGACGTGGTGCCGAGCGACTGCCTCGCCGCGCACGTGGCCGGCCGCGTTCCCGGCGCGACGCATCTGCGCATCTCCATCGGCGGGTTCGGCGGCTTCAGCCGCGGCACGGCCCGCACCATGGTGGAGGGCATCGCCTGGGGCACGCGGGTGCGCCGGGACGGGCGCATCGTAGAGTTGCCGAGCCCGCCGCGCGCCACCGCGGATTTCGGAACGGGACCGCGCCGGACCGTCGGGCTCGGCTGGGGCGACGTGTCGAGCGCGTGGTACTCGACCGGCGTCCCGAACATAGACGTTTACTTCGAGGCCTTCCCCGCCATGGCGGCGGCGGCCGGCCTGCCCGCCGGCATCCGCCGCATCATCGCGGGCGGCACCGCGCAGCGCCTGATCAATCGCGGCATCGACCGGCTGCCGGAGGGCCCTTCGGCCGCCGCGCGCGAGAAGGCCCGCAGCACCTTCCTGGCGGAGGCCTGGGACGGCGCCGGCCGCCGCGCGGCGAGCCGGATGGAGACGCCCGAGGGCTACACGCTCACCGTCTGGACCGCCTTGGAGGCGGCCCGCCGCGTCGCTGCCGGCACCGTCGCGCCCGGCTTCCACACGCCGGTCACGGCCTTCGGCCCCGACTTCATCCTGAGCTTCCCGCACGTGGTCCGGACCGACCTCTGA
- a CDS encoding malate/lactate/ureidoglycolate dehydrogenase, translated as MRIPADRLTAYVRDIFVREGCAEPEAERIGRFLVAANLTGHDSHGVVRVTRYIEWLRAGEVEAGRTPEIVTDAPNFALVDAHYGFGQTAGPVAIDLGIAKARANGVAIIALRHAGHIGRIGEWAERAAAAGLVSVHFVNVAGSLLVAPFGSVERRFSTAPFAAGFPVPGGDPIILDFATSLVAEGKVLVASRGGKPLPEGALIEPDGRLSADPATLFGPLEGVERDNQRGAGAIRAFGEHKGSGLALMCELLAGALTGSGTAGPGQRRICNGMLSIYVTPSALGTEDALAAETRAYLEFFKSAKPMPGAEVLLPGEPERRMRAERLAEGVPLPEPVWETLLAAGRPHGLDGNAYRT; from the coding sequence ATGCGGATTCCGGCCGACAGGCTGACCGCCTACGTGCGGGACATCTTCGTGCGCGAGGGCTGCGCCGAGCCGGAGGCCGAGCGCATCGGCCGCTTCCTCGTGGCGGCGAACCTCACCGGCCACGACAGCCACGGCGTCGTCCGCGTCACCCGCTACATCGAGTGGCTGCGCGCCGGCGAGGTCGAGGCCGGCCGCACGCCCGAGATCGTGACCGACGCGCCGAACTTCGCACTCGTCGACGCCCATTACGGGTTCGGGCAGACGGCCGGCCCCGTCGCCATCGATCTCGGGATCGCCAAGGCGCGGGCGAACGGCGTCGCGATCATCGCCCTGCGGCATGCCGGGCATATCGGCCGGATCGGCGAGTGGGCCGAGCGGGCGGCGGCGGCGGGGCTCGTCTCGGTCCATTTCGTCAACGTGGCGGGGAGCCTCCTCGTGGCGCCGTTCGGCTCCGTGGAGCGCCGCTTCTCGACGGCGCCCTTCGCGGCCGGCTTCCCGGTTCCAGGAGGCGACCCGATCATCCTCGACTTCGCCACGTCGCTGGTCGCCGAGGGCAAGGTGCTCGTCGCCTCGAGGGGCGGCAAGCCGCTGCCCGAGGGCGCGCTGATCGAGCCCGACGGCCGCCTCAGCGCCGACCCGGCGACCCTGTTCGGCCCGCTGGAGGGCGTCGAGCGCGACAACCAGCGCGGGGCGGGTGCGATCCGGGCCTTCGGCGAGCACAAGGGCTCCGGCCTCGCGCTGATGTGCGAGCTATTGGCCGGCGCGCTCACCGGCTCGGGCACGGCCGGTCCCGGGCAGCGGCGGATCTGCAACGGCATGCTGTCGATCTACGTCACGCCGTCGGCCCTCGGCACCGAGGACGCCCTCGCCGCCGAGACGCGGGCCTATCTCGAGTTCTTCAAGAGCGCCAAGCCGATGCCGGGTGCCGAGGTTTTGCTGCCCGGCGAGCCGGAGCGGCGGATGCGCGCCGAGCGCCTCGCCGAGGGCGTGCCGCTGCCCGAACCCGTCTGGGAGACCCTTCTCGCCGCCGGCCGGCCGCACGGCCTCGACGGCAACGCCTATCGCACCTGA
- a CDS encoding M81 family metallopeptidase: MRLAVLQFTHETVTFLPNDTTRDDFIYPGSPAAGAALLATDPKGYMGGFVQVAREYDGVELVGITSPLWPRTGTASGWITADAYAHFLGQMVAELRAQGPFDGVYLALHGAMAVRGVPRPEADIARQVRAAVGEGSILVGTFDLHGNEDAAFLDHADMAFAVKYFPHYDGHLQGQRAARMLVRAVRGDFRPAHRTLKVPILSPTVVQWTGAAPWSDLVQRALVWEAREPDVYVNVFFGFPWGDAPDGGMTVQAITDDDPALAERVARDVADFAWRQRRALLEATRIHTIADGVRLARAAVAEGAAPVVLADHSDRSGRATWLLREILRQCLARTLVATVASPDIAAGSLAAGDPFDAPVGGGGDPSAGDPVRITGTVLRVVAAPEPGVAGSGGGGTWICVAFGAGNVLVLSPQLAQIVEPDELWRLGLDPADFDVVAIKSRVHFRRGFDDSGYARTILLVEPPEPFLGTVRLDHLAYAQMRAADFFPYGDPPGPVPSDP; the protein is encoded by the coding sequence ATGCGCCTTGCCGTCCTCCAGTTCACGCACGAGACCGTCACGTTCCTGCCGAACGACACGACCCGGGACGACTTCATCTATCCCGGCTCACCGGCCGCCGGGGCCGCGCTGCTCGCCACCGATCCCAAGGGCTACATGGGCGGCTTCGTGCAGGTGGCGCGGGAGTACGACGGCGTCGAGCTCGTGGGGATCACCTCGCCGCTCTGGCCGCGCACCGGCACCGCCTCGGGCTGGATCACCGCCGACGCCTACGCGCATTTCCTCGGGCAGATGGTGGCGGAGCTGCGGGCGCAGGGCCCGTTCGACGGGGTCTATCTCGCCCTGCACGGCGCGATGGCGGTGCGCGGCGTCCCCAGGCCGGAGGCCGACATCGCCCGCCAGGTGCGCGCCGCGGTGGGCGAGGGGTCGATCCTGGTCGGGACCTTCGACCTGCACGGCAACGAGGACGCCGCCTTCCTCGACCACGCCGACATGGCTTTCGCGGTGAAGTACTTCCCGCATTACGACGGCCACCTGCAGGGGCAGCGGGCCGCCCGGATGCTGGTGCGCGCCGTGCGCGGCGACTTCCGGCCGGCGCACCGGACCCTCAAGGTGCCGATCCTCTCGCCGACCGTCGTGCAGTGGACCGGCGCCGCACCGTGGTCCGACCTCGTGCAGCGGGCCCTCGTCTGGGAGGCGCGCGAGCCGGACGTGTACGTGAACGTCTTCTTCGGCTTCCCGTGGGGCGACGCCCCGGACGGCGGGATGACCGTGCAGGCGATCACCGACGACGACCCGGCCCTCGCCGAGCGGGTGGCGCGGGATGTCGCGGATTTCGCGTGGCGGCAGCGGCGCGCGCTGCTCGAGGCGACGCGGATCCACACGATCGCCGACGGCGTGCGCCTCGCCCGGGCGGCGGTGGCGGAGGGCGCCGCCCCGGTGGTCCTCGCTGACCACAGCGACCGGTCGGGCCGGGCGACCTGGCTGCTGCGCGAGATCCTCCGGCAGTGCCTCGCCCGCACCCTGGTCGCCACGGTGGCGTCCCCCGACATCGCGGCGGGGTCCCTCGCGGCCGGCGACCCGTTCGACGCGCCGGTCGGCGGTGGCGGCGACCCGTCCGCGGGCGACCCGGTGCGCATCACCGGGACCGTGCTGCGCGTCGTCGCCGCGCCGGAGCCCGGCGTCGCCGGCAGCGGCGGCGGAGGCACCTGGATCTGCGTCGCGTTCGGGGCCGGCAACGTCCTCGTGCTGAGCCCGCAGCTCGCGCAGATCGTCGAGCCCGACGAGCTGTGGCGGCTCGGCCTGGACCCGGCGGATTTCGACGTCGTGGCGATCAAGTCGCGGGTGCATTTCCGGCGCGGCTTCGACGACAGCGGCTACGCCCGCACGATCCTGCTGGTGGAGCCGCCGGAGCCGTTCCTCGGCACGGTGCGCCTCGATCACCTCGCCTACGCGCAGATGCGGGCCGCCGACTTCTTCCCCTACGGCGACCCGCCCGGGCCCGTCCCGTCCGACCCGTGA